In the Magnolia sinica isolate HGM2019 chromosome 15, MsV1, whole genome shotgun sequence genome, one interval contains:
- the LOC131226635 gene encoding heat shock factor protein HSF8-like: MSGLDVVHVWQVDLCSATTSSISLPSRESSPHLSRERPSPSVMRQTRFSRTNPKFGDPHAVQFEIHILNSLGRHHDFEFLEESLSMEATNGNSSNLPPPFLSKCYDMVDDQATDPTVSWSVAGDSFVVWDQSDFSRDLLPKYFKHNNFSSFVRQLNTYGFRKVDSDRWEFANEGFCRGQKHLLKSISRRKPIQGPIQQRQSQEKNTSAGPCVEIARFGFEEAIENLKRDRNMVMQELVKLRQHQQSTDNQLLDLRRRLQGMEQHQQQMLSFFVMAMQRPGFFAQLLQQSENSWRIVEASKKRRLPALEHGIEDENAASNGQIVTYQPPTIENAKPLLMPMSDTMDVAPWLDSFSTGVNEFFENVDWTSLGINTSLPMEVALPSLETDGEFIFPEISNDELEQLLLATSGSENDEENKSNTLESMQFELMEHETQSETTPQNLDVLTEQMGLLASEMNEEGRLMPNDKEFHGV; this comes from the exons ATGAGTGGCTTAGATGTCGTACACGTATGGCAGGTTGACTTGTGTTCGGCGACTACTTCTTCTATCTCTCTCCCCTCGCGCGAATCGTCACCGCATCTCTCGCGGGAAAGACCGTCGCCGTCTGTTATGCgacag ACTCGATTTTCTCGAACAAATCCAAAATTCGGAGATCCACACGCAGTTCAATTCGAAATTCATATTTTAAATTCGTTGGGACGTCATCACGATTTTGAATTTCTGGAAGAGTCTCTGAGTATGGAAGCAACGAATGGAAATTCTAGCAACTTGCCTCCGCCTTTTCTCAGCAAGTGCTACGACATGGTCGACGATCAGGCCACTGATCCAACGGTTTCTTGGAGTGTAGCGGGTGACAGCTTCGTCGTGTGGGATCAGTCGGATTTCTCACGTGACCTGCTGCCTAAGTACTTCAAGCACAACAACTTCTCGAGCTTCGTGCGGCAGCTCAATACATAT GGTTTCAGGAAGGTCGACTCAGATCGCTGGGAGTTTGCAAATGAGGGATTTTGTAGGGGTCAAAAGCATCTGCTGAAGAGTATTAGCAGAAGGAAACCTATTCAAGGCCCTATTCAACAAAGACAATCTCAAGAAAAAAACACATCTGCTGGACCATGTGTTGAGATTGCAAGGTTCGGCTTTGAGGAGGCAATTGAGAACCTCAAGAGGGACAGGAACATGGTCATGCAGGAGTTGGTGAAACTCAGGCAGCATCAGCAAAGCACCGACAATCAGTTGCTGGATTTGAGACGGCGCCTTCAAGGAATGGAACAACACCAGCAACAAATGCTCTCGTTTTTCGTGATGGCCATGCAGAGGCCAGGGTTTTTTGCACAGTTGCTGCAGCAGAGCGAAAACAGCTGGCGCATAGTCGAAGCAAGCAAGAAAAGACGGCTCCCTGCACTGGAACATGGCATAGAGGATGAAAATGCCGCTTCCAATGGGCAGATAGTGACATACCAGCCTCCCACAATTGAAAACGCAAAGCCACTGCTCATGCCGATGTCAGATACCATGGACGTAGCTCCATGGTTGGATTCTTTTTCAACTGGGGTAAATGAGTTTTTTGAAAATGTTGATTGGACATCGCTTGGAATCAACACATCATTGCCAATGGAAGTAGCATTGCCTTCTTTGGAAACTGATGGAGAATTTATCTTTCCGGAAATATCTAATGATGAGTTGGAGCAGCTTCTTTTGGCTACTTCAGGTTCAGAGAATGATGAAGAAAACAAGTCAAATACCCTGGAGTCAATGCAGTTTGAATTGATGGAGCATGAGACTCAGTCAGAAACAACACCTCAGAATTTGGATGTTCTTACCGAGCAGATGGGACTTCTAGCATCTGAAATGAATGAGGAAGGTCGATTGATGCCAAACGATAAAGAGTTCCATGGAGTCTGA